One genomic window of Myxococcales bacterium includes the following:
- a CDS encoding lytic polysaccharide monooxygenase encodes MRPRLVPLFLLGLVSVSVSVSAPAAAHTLLNVPPPRDVGKAGADAHKNGPCGGVARTTKPTVYTVGQTVQVEFTETIDHRGCFQVLFSEANDQGFQILTQVNDPAGTAVPSKRTVSVTLPAGKSCTACTLAVRQLMIGQACGNNQQSLAAGDTYFTCADICVGPACVDAGAPPAPDAGSPPPPPPPPPTSTSTTDSGAPPGDAGTTPGPAAPSSSGPRTLLPPDDAGGCATAPPRNAMAKSALGLLAIAGLAGVVVARRRARRS; translated from the coding sequence ATGCGCCCACGTCTCGTCCCGCTGTTCTTGCTCGGGCTCGTCTCCGTCTCCGTCTCCGTCTCCGCGCCGGCGGCGGCGCACACGCTGTTGAACGTGCCGCCACCTCGCGACGTGGGGAAGGCTGGCGCGGACGCTCACAAGAATGGCCCGTGCGGCGGCGTCGCCCGGACGACGAAGCCCACGGTGTACACTGTGGGGCAGACGGTGCAGGTCGAGTTCACCGAGACGATCGACCACCGCGGGTGCTTCCAGGTGCTCTTCTCGGAGGCGAACGACCAGGGCTTTCAAATCCTCACCCAGGTGAACGACCCCGCGGGCACCGCGGTGCCGTCGAAGCGCACCGTCAGCGTCACGCTGCCCGCGGGCAAGTCGTGCACCGCGTGTACCCTCGCGGTGCGCCAGCTGATGATCGGGCAAGCGTGCGGAAATAATCAGCAATCCCTGGCTGCTGGCGATACGTATTTTACGTGCGCCGACATCTGCGTCGGGCCTGCCTGCGTCGACGCAGGGGCCCCGCCCGCGCCCGACGCGGGGTCGCCGCCGCCGCCCCCGCCGCCTCCGCCTACGTCGACGTCGACGACGGACAGCGGAGCGCCTCCAGGCGACGCCGGTACGACCCCAGGACCGGCGGCGCCGTCGTCGAGCGGCCCGCGCACTCTCCTGCCTCCCGACGACGCGGGTGGTTGCGCGACGGCCCCGCCGCGCAACGCGATGGCGAAGAGCGCGTTGGGGCTGCTCGCGATCGCGGGCCTCGCCGGCGTCGTGGTCGCTCGGCGGCGAGCGCGGCGGAGCTGA
- a CDS encoding DNA-3-methyladenine glycosylase, producing MRRLTREFFARDAVCVARALIGARLVREVGGLRRVGTIVETEAYAGPEDRACHARFGRTAARRDLFGPPGHAYVFLVYGMHLCFNVVCASEGEGHAVLVRGVEPDGPGDARGDGPGRVTRALGIGREAGGVDLVTSTALYLAEQAGSPRVVAVSPRVGVGYAGDHAERAWRFFDPASRSVSRPPAGQIGLGLADPTRPTRRG from the coding sequence GTGCGGAGGCTCACGAGAGAGTTCTTCGCGCGTGACGCGGTGTGCGTCGCGCGGGCGCTGATCGGGGCGCGGCTCGTGCGCGAGGTCGGCGGCCTGCGCCGCGTGGGGACGATCGTCGAGACCGAGGCGTACGCGGGCCCGGAAGACCGCGCGTGCCACGCCCGGTTCGGTCGCACCGCGGCGCGCCGAGATCTGTTCGGCCCGCCCGGCCACGCGTACGTGTTCCTCGTCTACGGCATGCACCTCTGCTTCAACGTCGTGTGCGCGAGTGAGGGAGAGGGGCACGCCGTGCTCGTCCGGGGGGTCGAGCCGGACGGGCCAGGCGACGCGAGGGGCGATGGGCCCGGGCGCGTCACGCGTGCGCTGGGGATAGGGCGAGAGGCCGGCGGCGTCGACCTCGTCACGTCCACCGCCCTGTACCTCGCGGAGCAGGCCGGCTCGCCGCGGGTGGTGGCCGTGTCGCCGCGTGTGGGGGTGGGTTACGCGGGGGACCACGCAGAGCGCGCCTGGCGCTTCTTCGACCCCGCGAGCCGCTCCGTGTCGAGGCCGCCCGCGGGTCAGATCGGCCTGGGTCTCGCCGACCCGACGCGTCCGACGAGACGAGGTTGA
- a CDS encoding GNAT family N-acetyltransferase translates to MLPPRSDHDSTTSLTLRVLTSIREVPEAAWDALLTERSSPFVEWQWLACLEDSGSVGEGTGWLPRPFALYEDERLVAAAPAYVKLHSEGEFVFDWSWADVAAQLGVEYYPKLVFAVPFTPATGDRVLVDPALPAERRAELVAAIADAASRLCGDVELSSAHALFVRDDEAAAWGRARYFERHGIQFHWHNQDFTNFEGFLSTLPSKKRTQVRRERAQLARDGVELRTARPDELTPELAREMHALYLTTVDKFVYGRRYLTRRFFELVAERFAGRLAWALARRDGALIASAFNVKRGGVLYGRYWGAHVDLPFLHFNVCFYHGIEEAIREGLHTFEPGAGGEHKRVRGFRPTLTRSMHRVRDPRLARLVEPFLARERAAIARHLAEDAEG, encoded by the coding sequence ATGCTTCCCCCACGCAGCGACCACGACTCCACGACCTCGCTCACGCTCCGCGTGCTCACGTCGATCCGCGAGGTGCCCGAGGCCGCGTGGGACGCGCTCCTCACCGAGCGCTCGAGCCCGTTCGTCGAGTGGCAGTGGCTCGCGTGCCTGGAGGACAGCGGCTCGGTCGGCGAGGGCACGGGGTGGCTCCCCCGCCCCTTCGCGCTCTACGAGGACGAGCGCCTGGTCGCCGCGGCGCCCGCGTATGTGAAGCTCCACAGCGAGGGAGAGTTCGTCTTCGACTGGAGCTGGGCCGACGTGGCCGCGCAGCTCGGCGTCGAGTACTACCCGAAGCTCGTCTTCGCGGTGCCCTTCACGCCCGCCACGGGCGACCGCGTCCTCGTCGACCCCGCGCTCCCTGCCGAGCGCCGCGCCGAGCTCGTCGCGGCCATCGCCGACGCGGCCTCCCGGCTCTGCGGGGACGTGGAGCTCTCGTCGGCGCACGCCCTGTTCGTGCGCGACGACGAGGCCGCGGCGTGGGGCCGCGCCCGCTACTTCGAGCGCCACGGAATTCAATTTCACTGGCACAATCAAGACTTTACGAACTTCGAGGGCTTCCTCTCGACCCTGCCCTCCAAGAAGCGCACGCAGGTCCGCCGCGAGCGCGCGCAGCTCGCGCGCGACGGCGTCGAGCTCCGCACCGCGCGCCCCGACGAGCTCACCCCCGAGCTCGCGCGCGAGATGCACGCGCTCTACCTCACCACCGTCGACAAGTTCGTCTACGGCCGGCGTTACCTCACCCGGCGGTTCTTCGAGCTCGTCGCGGAGCGCTTCGCCGGACGCCTCGCGTGGGCGCTGGCGCGGCGAGACGGCGCGCTCATCGCGAGCGCCTTCAACGTCAAGCGAGGCGGCGTGCTCTACGGGCGCTACTGGGGCGCGCACGTCGACCTGCCCTTTCTGCACTTCAACGTGTGCTTCTACCACGGCATCGAGGAGGCCATCCGCGAGGGTCTCCACACGTTCGAGCCTGGGGCGGGCGGCGAGCACAAGCGGGTCCGCGGCTTCCGCCCCACCCTCACCCGCTCGATGCACCGCGTGCGCGACCCGCGCCTGGCTCGGCTCGTCGAGCCCTTCCTCGCCCGCGAACGCGCGGCGATCGCGCGTCACCTCGCGGAGGACGCCGAGGGCTGA
- a CDS encoding sulfatase, with protein sequence MRKRHSRGARPHSDEVTLDPARPRRGRAALGSALAAALVALSALPGCSRSEASVAKPGAPASGASPSSAPPAPVAALADAAAAAPSPARPRNVLLISVDSLRSDMPWAGYPRAIAPRLTAFEAQSVSYTHAYAISSYTSMSLGGLLAGRYPHELSRDGYFFGKYAASNQFFPELLQAAHVHTASAHAHGYFEGAGFEQGFDVWKILPNLKWNAKADENVTSPAHEQLAEELLTAAAARAQSGRFFAWFHFLDPHDNYQDHTADGVEPFGKRARDRYDGEVLFTDRYVGKLLDFVEAAPWGKDTVVVVTSDHGEAFGEHGQTRHGFEIWENLVRVPLMVRAPGARPRRIDEPRSAIDLAPTFLDLLGVKGAETLPGKSLVPELLGGPAVARDVVVDLPATSDNDRRRAVVSGKWKMVAYGAQQLYFNLFDLEADPGELSPILKGDDFERMRARYKEATAGIKDVPATRCGKGCLEGSK encoded by the coding sequence ATGCGCAAACGGCACTCGCGCGGGGCTCGCCCGCACTCCGACGAGGTCACGCTCGACCCGGCGCGCCCGCGCCGTGGCCGCGCGGCCCTCGGGTCGGCGCTCGCCGCGGCGCTCGTGGCGCTCTCGGCGCTCCCGGGCTGCTCGCGGTCGGAGGCCAGCGTCGCGAAGCCAGGGGCGCCGGCAAGCGGCGCCTCGCCTTCGTCCGCGCCGCCCGCGCCGGTCGCCGCCCTCGCGGACGCCGCCGCCGCCGCGCCGTCTCCCGCGCGCCCTCGAAACGTGCTGCTCATCAGCGTCGACTCGCTCCGGAGCGACATGCCGTGGGCGGGGTACCCGCGCGCCATCGCCCCGCGGCTCACGGCCTTCGAGGCCCAGAGCGTGAGCTACACCCACGCCTACGCGATCTCGTCGTACACCTCCATGAGCCTCGGCGGCCTGCTCGCCGGGCGTTACCCCCACGAGCTCTCGCGCGACGGCTACTTCTTCGGGAAGTACGCGGCGTCGAATCAGTTCTTTCCCGAGCTCCTCCAGGCCGCGCACGTGCACACGGCGAGCGCGCACGCCCACGGGTACTTCGAGGGCGCCGGCTTCGAGCAGGGCTTCGACGTGTGGAAGATCCTGCCGAACCTGAAGTGGAACGCGAAGGCCGACGAGAACGTCACGAGCCCCGCGCACGAGCAGCTCGCCGAGGAGCTGCTCACGGCGGCCGCGGCGCGCGCCCAGAGCGGGCGGTTCTTCGCCTGGTTTCACTTCCTCGACCCGCACGACAATTACCAGGATCACACGGCCGACGGCGTCGAGCCTTTCGGCAAGAGGGCCCGCGACCGATACGACGGAGAGGTGCTCTTTACCGATCGGTACGTGGGCAAGCTCCTCGATTTCGTCGAGGCCGCCCCGTGGGGCAAAGACACGGTCGTGGTGGTGACGTCCGACCACGGCGAGGCCTTCGGCGAGCACGGCCAGACCCGCCACGGCTTCGAGATCTGGGAGAACCTCGTGCGGGTGCCGCTCATGGTGCGCGCGCCCGGAGCGCGGCCGCGACGCATCGACGAGCCGCGGAGCGCGATCGATCTCGCGCCGACGTTCCTCGACCTGCTCGGGGTGAAGGGCGCCGAGACGCTCCCAGGAAAGAGCCTGGTCCCCGAGCTCCTGGGCGGGCCGGCGGTGGCGCGTGATGTGGTCGTCGATCTTCCCGCGACCAGCGACAACGACCGTCGCCGCGCCGTGGTCTCCGGCAAGTGGAAGATGGTCGCCTATGGCGCCCAGCAGCTCTACTTCAACCTCTTCGACCTCGAGGCCGATCCGGGCGAGCTCTCGCCGATCCTCAAGGGCGACGACTTCGAACGAATGCGTGCACGATACAAGGAAGCGACGGCGGGCATCAAAGACGTGCCCGCGACCCGGTGCGGGAAAGGGTGCCTCGAGGGCAGCAAATAG
- the gloB gene encoding hydroxyacylglutathione hydrolase, whose translation MRVLPVPCLSDNYAYLVVCDATRTAALVDPSNLAGVEAPVRALLAEGFALREVWATHHHLDHVGGVDDVCDTFGVEVVVGLEADRARLPRLTLGLADGDTHTLGDIRVRVMFVPGHTLGALAYVCEAEGAAPAVFTGDTLFIAGCGRMFEGTPAQMHASLSRLAALPAETRVYCGHEYTVANLAFAAHLEPSSEAIAQARAEAVAARGRGEPTVGSTMGRERLHNPFLRASSPELRATLGVPGDASDVDAFAAARKAKDTFVAR comes from the coding sequence ATGCGAGTCCTCCCCGTGCCGTGCCTCAGCGACAACTACGCCTACCTCGTCGTGTGCGACGCCACGCGCACCGCGGCGCTCGTCGATCCGTCGAACCTCGCGGGGGTCGAGGCGCCGGTGCGCGCCCTCCTGGCGGAGGGCTTCGCGCTCCGCGAGGTGTGGGCGACCCACCACCACCTGGACCACGTGGGCGGGGTCGACGACGTGTGCGACACGTTCGGAGTCGAGGTCGTCGTCGGTCTCGAGGCCGATCGGGCGCGCCTCCCGAGGCTCACCCTCGGGCTCGCCGACGGCGACACCCACACGCTCGGCGACATTCGCGTGCGCGTGATGTTCGTGCCGGGGCACACGCTCGGCGCGCTGGCGTACGTCTGTGAGGCCGAGGGCGCCGCGCCCGCGGTGTTCACGGGCGACACCCTCTTCATCGCCGGGTGCGGGCGCATGTTCGAGGGCACCCCCGCGCAGATGCACGCCTCGCTGAGCCGGCTCGCCGCGCTCCCCGCCGAGACGCGCGTCTACTGCGGACACGAGTACACCGTGGCGAACTTGGCGTTCGCCGCCCACCTCGAGCCGTCGAGCGAGGCGATCGCCCAGGCCCGCGCGGAGGCTGTGGCCGCCCGCGGTCGTGGCGAGCCTACCGTGGGCAGCACCATGGGTCGCGAGCGACTCCACAACCCGTTCTTGCGGGCCTCGTCGCCCGAGCTCCGCGCGACCCTCGGGGTGCCGGGCGACGCCTCCGACGTCGACGCCTTCGCCGCGGCCCGGAAGGCGAAAGACACCTTCGTCGCGCGCTGA
- a CDS encoding 1-acyl-sn-glycerol-3-phosphate acyltransferase → MSLARARQAARAAGFVGITGALIPVYVARDRLASAATRDAVRDRWLARWAGALLRLFAVRVEPLEPPPRASPAATRRGRLVVCNHRSAIDVVVLLGVLGGRMVSRADLSGWPVVGAAARSVGTVFVDRSDPTSGASAIREVRALLRAGQTVIVFPEGTTFAGDEVRPFQAGAFLSAVSSDADILPVGLAYEAGSDAAYFNETFPAHLARLAAAPRETRVRLAIGPTIATPKGTRAGSLAQEAHAAVERQVRRARASFGS, encoded by the coding sequence GTGAGCCTCGCGAGGGCACGCCAGGCGGCGCGCGCGGCCGGCTTCGTCGGGATCACGGGCGCTTTGATTCCCGTCTACGTGGCCCGCGATCGTCTCGCGAGCGCCGCGACGCGCGACGCCGTCCGTGATCGCTGGCTCGCGCGGTGGGCGGGCGCGCTGCTCCGCTTGTTCGCGGTGCGAGTGGAGCCCCTCGAGCCCCCGCCGCGCGCGTCCCCGGCGGCTACGCGGCGGGGCCGCCTCGTGGTGTGCAACCACCGGTCCGCGATCGACGTGGTGGTGCTGCTGGGCGTACTCGGGGGTCGCATGGTGAGCCGCGCCGACCTCTCGGGATGGCCCGTCGTAGGGGCCGCCGCGCGCTCCGTGGGGACGGTGTTCGTCGACCGAAGCGACCCGACGAGCGGCGCCTCGGCGATCCGCGAGGTGCGCGCGCTGCTCCGCGCCGGGCAGACAGTGATCGTCTTCCCAGAAGGCACCACCTTCGCCGGCGACGAGGTGCGCCCCTTCCAAGCGGGGGCGTTCCTCTCGGCCGTAAGCTCCGACGCCGACATCCTGCCGGTGGGTCTCGCCTACGAGGCGGGCTCGGACGCCGCGTACTTCAACGAGACCTTCCCAGCCCACCTCGCCCGTCTCGCTGCGGCGCCCCGAGAGACCCGCGTGCGCTTGGCGATCGGCCCAACCATCGCCACGCCGAAGGGCACACGCGCGGGCTCATTGGCGCAGGAGGCCCACGCCGCGGTCGAGCGTCAGGTCCGGCGGGCTCGCGCGTCGTTCGGTTCCTGA